The following coding sequences are from one Arthrobacter sp. 24S4-2 window:
- a CDS encoding cytochrome ubiquinol oxidase subunit I, with product MDALEIARWQFGITTVYHFMMVPLTIGLGLVVAVIQTIWYRTGKPEYLRMTKFWGKLFLINFIMGVATGIVQEFQFGMAWSEYSRFVGDVFGAPLALEALLAFFVESTFLGLWIFGWKQLKKGVHLACLWIAVVGSVFSAYFIIVANSWMQHPVGVEMINGRPVMTDAWAVFTNNTALVAVPHTLFGALAVAGGFLLGIAWYHLWRRRHDGIDTVGTDGKVIPGEADIAGRDKADHKVWIRSLRIGAVVAMISFAGTALTGDLQGKLMFEQQPMKMAAAEAACHDGTGFSVLSVGNVGSKNCDDIVAVIEVPGILSFLAKGDFTTEVKGVNSLLDQYKADYGTHLPDNPIYGDRAGQEIQYVPVMEVTYWGFRMMIGFGGLAALAALVALWVTRKGTVPASRGLMRLAVVGIMAPFGANAAGWIFTEMGRQPFVVAPNPDPSGIDQVFMFTAAAVSPGVSAGELLTSLLVLTSVYAVLLVVEVKLLVKYIRGGVVSAMPELAHAPVDENEDATPGGPGTGKPGDADDVLAFAY from the coding sequence TTGGACGCTTTGGAAATCGCACGCTGGCAATTCGGTATCACCACGGTCTACCACTTCATGATGGTGCCGCTCACCATCGGACTGGGCCTCGTGGTGGCAGTCATCCAGACCATCTGGTACCGCACCGGCAAACCCGAATACCTGCGCATGACCAAGTTCTGGGGGAAGCTGTTCCTCATCAACTTCATCATGGGCGTTGCCACCGGCATTGTGCAGGAGTTCCAGTTCGGGATGGCCTGGAGCGAGTACAGCCGCTTCGTGGGCGACGTGTTCGGTGCACCCCTGGCGCTGGAAGCACTGCTGGCGTTCTTCGTTGAGTCGACGTTCCTGGGCCTGTGGATCTTCGGCTGGAAACAGCTAAAAAAAGGCGTCCACCTTGCCTGCCTCTGGATTGCCGTGGTCGGTTCCGTGTTCTCGGCCTACTTCATCATCGTGGCCAACAGTTGGATGCAGCACCCCGTCGGCGTGGAAATGATCAACGGGCGCCCGGTCATGACCGATGCCTGGGCCGTTTTCACCAACAACACCGCCCTCGTCGCGGTGCCGCATACGCTCTTCGGCGCCCTGGCCGTGGCCGGCGGCTTCCTGCTCGGCATTGCTTGGTACCACCTCTGGCGCCGTCGCCACGACGGCATCGACACCGTGGGCACTGACGGCAAAGTCATTCCCGGCGAAGCGGACATTGCCGGGCGGGACAAGGCAGACCACAAGGTGTGGATCCGCTCGCTCCGGATCGGCGCCGTCGTCGCCATGATTTCCTTCGCCGGAACGGCACTGACCGGAGACCTCCAAGGCAAGCTCATGTTTGAACAGCAGCCCATGAAGATGGCCGCCGCAGAGGCCGCCTGCCACGACGGCACCGGCTTCTCGGTGCTCAGCGTCGGAAACGTCGGCTCGAAGAACTGCGACGACATCGTGGCGGTCATCGAAGTTCCCGGCATCCTGTCCTTCCTCGCCAAGGGTGACTTCACCACAGAGGTGAAGGGCGTCAACAGCCTGCTGGACCAGTACAAGGCCGACTACGGCACCCACCTCCCGGACAACCCCATCTACGGGGACCGGGCCGGGCAGGAAATCCAATACGTGCCCGTCATGGAAGTGACCTACTGGGGCTTCCGGATGATGATCGGCTTCGGCGGGCTGGCTGCCCTCGCCGCGCTCGTGGCCCTCTGGGTGACCCGGAAGGGCACGGTGCCGGCGTCCCGCGGGCTCATGCGCCTCGCCGTCGTCGGCATCATGGCACCGTTCGGCGCTAACGCTGCCGGCTGGATCTTTACCGAAATGGGCCGGCAGCCCTTCGTGGTGGCGCCCAATCCGGATCCGAGCGGGATTGACCAGGTGTTCATGTTCACGGCAGCCGCGGTGTCGCCGGGTGTTTCCGCCGGGGAGCTGCTCACGTCCCTGCTGGTGCTGACGTCCGTCTACGCCGTGCTGCTGGTGGTGGAGGTCAAGCTGCTGGTGAAGTACATCCGCGGCGGCGTCGTCTCGGCCATGCCGGAACTCGCCCACGCCCCGGTCGACGAAAACGAGGATGCCACCCCCGGCGGTCCCGGCACGGGCAAGCCCGGTGACGCCGACGACGTCCTGGCATTCGCCTACTAA
- a CDS encoding BlaI/MecI/CopY family transcriptional regulator produces MASLGELERAVMDLLWAGQEAATANTLRDLLAQSTQAQGGTAGHVGKDLAVTTVLTVLSRLEKKGLVERERGTRPHRYQAVSSRADHTAELMHEVLGSAPDREAVLARFIGSVTESEAETLRKLLGHN; encoded by the coding sequence ATGGCAAGTCTTGGTGAACTGGAACGGGCAGTGATGGACCTGCTCTGGGCAGGCCAGGAAGCGGCCACCGCGAACACCCTCCGGGACCTGCTGGCCCAGAGCACGCAGGCGCAGGGCGGCACGGCGGGCCACGTGGGCAAAGACCTCGCTGTCACCACCGTCCTGACCGTCCTCTCGCGCCTGGAGAAGAAGGGCCTCGTGGAACGCGAACGCGGAACCCGTCCCCACCGCTACCAGGCGGTTTCCAGCCGGGCGGACCACACCGCCGAACTCATGCACGAAGTTCTGGGCTCCGCGCCGGACCGCGAAGCCGTGCTCGCCCGCTTTATTGGCTCCGTCACCGAAAGTGAAGCCGAAACGCTGCGCAAACTGCTTGGCCACAACTAA
- a CDS encoding DUF4192 family protein — MTPPERMTITGPEDILGFIPHSLGYWPANSLVAMTMQGKRLGATLRVDLPGLDSDAGLLRFSRTVRDYLEADDDADGTLLVLFSNEGWLRGADSAPGVVPAGAPVEGTLAWLLVALEVELELSGRPVRDAWYVSDTFWRNAYCFDPFCCPFPGRSVDEIRDSRLNAEMVFRGSSVGEDPASFTAPELPGEATADPDVTESEQRWAARFLQCRGSRPQFAAMLDIWGRVLAGDGGNETPAELAGYLRASLRIPDWRDAVLVMSAAGRQAAEQGAEDFGIFGPAPDLPVTLPPLDGLPPDVPADEAAYPVPGYGDVLLGLAPGTPRWDRMGSLERVLLQLGAAGGGEAGAAALTGRGWIEWCRGRGSFAHALLDQASAAHPGYRLAELLSELVSRGTLCGWAGRRDAAWQKFETDAA, encoded by the coding sequence ATGACACCTCCAGAACGAATGACCATCACCGGCCCCGAGGACATCCTGGGCTTCATCCCGCATTCCCTGGGCTACTGGCCGGCCAACAGCCTCGTGGCCATGACCATGCAGGGCAAGCGGCTGGGCGCCACCCTCCGCGTCGACCTCCCAGGCCTCGACTCAGATGCGGGGCTGCTCCGGTTTTCGCGCACGGTGAGGGATTACCTGGAAGCGGACGACGACGCCGACGGCACCCTCCTGGTGCTCTTCAGCAATGAAGGATGGTTGAGAGGCGCAGATTCTGCTCCCGGCGTTGTCCCGGCCGGAGCGCCGGTGGAGGGGACGTTGGCGTGGCTGCTGGTAGCACTGGAGGTCGAGTTGGAATTATCCGGGAGGCCGGTCCGCGACGCCTGGTACGTCAGCGACACCTTCTGGCGGAATGCGTATTGTTTTGATCCGTTCTGCTGCCCCTTTCCGGGCCGTTCCGTGGACGAGATCAGGGACAGCCGGCTCAACGCGGAAATGGTGTTCCGCGGCAGTAGCGTGGGCGAGGACCCTGCCTCTTTCACAGCCCCGGAGCTGCCCGGCGAAGCGACCGCCGACCCGGACGTAACTGAGTCGGAACAGCGCTGGGCCGCACGGTTCCTGCAGTGCCGCGGGAGCCGCCCGCAGTTCGCCGCCATGCTGGACATCTGGGGTCGAGTGCTGGCGGGTGACGGCGGAAACGAGACGCCCGCTGAACTGGCCGGGTACCTGCGTGCCTCGCTTCGCATTCCCGATTGGCGGGATGCGGTGCTGGTGATGAGCGCCGCCGGCCGGCAGGCTGCGGAGCAGGGCGCCGAGGATTTCGGGATCTTCGGCCCTGCCCCGGACCTTCCTGTTACATTGCCTCCGCTGGACGGGCTGCCCCCGGATGTCCCGGCCGATGAGGCGGCCTACCCCGTGCCGGGATACGGGGACGTCCTGCTGGGTCTGGCGCCGGGTACGCCACGCTGGGACCGGATGGGGTCGCTCGAACGGGTGCTGCTGCAGCTGGGTGCCGCTGGCGGCGGCGAAGCGGGGGCTGCGGCTCTCACCGGCCGGGGCTGGATCGAATGGTGCCGCGGCAGGGGTTCGTTTGCGCACGCACTTCTGGACCAGGCCTCGGCAGCACACCCCGGTTACCGCCTGGCGGAACTACTCTCGGAGCTGGTCAGCCGGGGGACGCTGTGCGGCTGGGCAGGGCGTCGTGATGCGGCGTGGCAGAAGTTCGAAACGGATGCGGCCTAA
- a CDS encoding proteasome assembly chaperone family protein: MLERISGSLLDPDALYVSNAELFHSPSLRGLNLVMGFTGFADAGHVVKQITTELLDTLDSEVVAVFDADQLIDYRSRRPHVTFVEDHLQDYQAPSLALYRLVDGLGNPFLFLAGFEPDLQWERFARAVVRIVEQLDVNLVTWIHSIPMPVPHTRPVGVTVHGNRPELIEGISVWKPTVEVPAAVGHILELRLTEAGRNIAGYVIHVPHYLAEAEFPNAAVAGLEYLGAAASLMLPSDRLREAGREVGRQIAEQLEASEEVQQVVSRLEARYDEKAEGTVRRSLLADENDELPNADALGAAVEAYLARKEPGQ; the protein is encoded by the coding sequence GTGCTAGAACGGATTTCCGGCTCCCTGCTGGACCCCGACGCTCTCTATGTGAGCAACGCTGAGCTGTTCCACAGCCCGTCCCTCCGCGGACTCAACCTGGTCATGGGCTTCACGGGATTCGCCGACGCCGGCCACGTGGTCAAGCAGATCACCACCGAGCTGCTGGACACACTCGACTCGGAAGTCGTTGCCGTCTTCGATGCGGACCAGCTGATCGACTACCGTTCGCGCCGTCCGCACGTGACGTTCGTCGAGGACCACCTCCAGGACTACCAGGCACCGAGCCTCGCCCTGTATCGGCTGGTCGACGGACTGGGGAATCCGTTCCTCTTCCTCGCCGGTTTCGAACCCGACCTGCAATGGGAGCGGTTCGCCCGCGCCGTCGTCCGGATTGTGGAGCAGCTGGACGTGAACCTGGTGACGTGGATCCATTCCATCCCGATGCCCGTTCCGCATACCCGCCCGGTAGGAGTCACCGTCCACGGAAACCGTCCCGAACTCATCGAGGGAATCTCGGTCTGGAAACCCACCGTTGAGGTTCCCGCGGCCGTGGGGCACATCCTTGAACTCCGCCTCACGGAAGCCGGCCGGAACATTGCCGGGTACGTCATTCACGTACCCCACTACCTCGCGGAGGCCGAGTTCCCCAACGCGGCCGTAGCCGGCCTTGAATACCTGGGCGCGGCCGCGTCGCTAATGCTTCCCTCGGACCGCCTCCGCGAGGCCGGCCGTGAAGTCGGCCGGCAGATTGCCGAGCAGCTGGAGGCGTCCGAGGAAGTCCAGCAGGTCGTCTCCCGCCTGGAGGCGCGGTATGACGAAAAAGCGGAGGGGACCGTGCGCCGCTCGCTGCTGGCGGACGAAAACGATGAACTTCCCAACGCTGACGCGCTCGGCGCCGCCGTCGAGGCCTACCTGGCCCGTAAAGAACCCGGACAATAA
- a CDS encoding leucyl aminopeptidase has product MVKNTEIKLSVIARDVKKSPADALVIGVAQGPDGPVLLDNPLTAKSAEAIAESLKVLGLTGAPDQVHRLPGLPEAGASVLVLAGVGKRDAGGNLTEEALRRAAGSAVRQLAGLTTVTLALPTASLADVAAVAEGAAMGSYAFTEHRSAANGRKDPVKNVVIFTGFAADKDLQPLLDRSALIGKAVNATRSLVNQPPSHLFPESFADAAKELSKGLPVKVTVWDEKRLEKEGFGGIMGVGKGSARQPRLVKVEYAPSKATAKIALVGKGITFDTGGISIKPALGMGDMKSDMAGAAVVLNTVLAIAELGLPVKATAWLCIAENMPSGAAQRPADVLTMFGGKTVEVLNTDAEGRLVMADGIVAASQEYPDAIIDVATLTGAQLIALGNRTAGVMGSDSVTAPLKAAADRAGELVWPMPLPDELRASLDSEVADIANIGERHGGMMTAAVFLREFVGKGKDGEQIPWAHIDIAGPSFNNGSPYGYTPKQGTGCTVRTLVAYVEDVLAASA; this is encoded by the coding sequence GTGGTCAAGAATACTGAAATCAAACTAAGCGTCATTGCGCGTGACGTTAAGAAGTCGCCAGCTGACGCTCTGGTCATTGGAGTGGCGCAGGGTCCTGACGGTCCCGTGCTGCTGGACAACCCGCTGACGGCCAAGTCCGCCGAAGCAATCGCAGAGTCACTGAAGGTTCTTGGCCTCACCGGCGCGCCCGACCAGGTCCACAGGCTGCCCGGCCTTCCCGAAGCCGGCGCATCTGTCCTGGTGCTGGCAGGCGTCGGCAAGCGGGACGCGGGCGGAAATCTCACCGAGGAAGCGCTTCGCCGCGCTGCCGGTTCCGCCGTCCGCCAGCTTGCCGGACTCACCACGGTGACTCTGGCGCTTCCGACGGCGTCCCTTGCCGACGTCGCCGCCGTCGCCGAAGGCGCGGCCATGGGTTCGTACGCATTTACCGAGCACCGCTCAGCCGCCAACGGCCGCAAGGATCCGGTGAAGAACGTGGTGATCTTCACCGGGTTCGCCGCCGACAAGGACCTGCAGCCCCTGCTGGACCGCTCGGCCCTGATCGGGAAGGCCGTCAACGCCACCCGCTCCCTGGTGAACCAGCCGCCCAGCCACCTGTTCCCCGAGTCCTTTGCCGATGCCGCCAAGGAACTCTCCAAGGGCCTGCCCGTCAAGGTGACGGTGTGGGACGAAAAGCGCCTCGAAAAAGAGGGCTTCGGCGGGATCATGGGAGTGGGCAAGGGCTCCGCCCGGCAGCCGCGACTGGTCAAGGTGGAGTATGCACCGTCCAAGGCGACCGCCAAGATCGCCCTCGTGGGTAAGGGCATCACCTTTGACACCGGCGGAATCTCCATTAAGCCGGCCCTGGGCATGGGCGACATGAAGAGCGATATGGCGGGGGCCGCCGTCGTACTTAACACGGTGCTGGCGATCGCCGAACTTGGCCTGCCGGTCAAGGCAACCGCGTGGCTTTGCATCGCCGAGAACATGCCGTCCGGCGCAGCGCAGCGTCCCGCGGACGTCCTCACCATGTTCGGCGGCAAAACCGTCGAGGTCCTTAATACGGACGCCGAAGGCCGCCTGGTCATGGCGGACGGCATTGTGGCCGCCAGCCAGGAGTACCCGGATGCCATCATCGACGTCGCCACCCTGACCGGCGCGCAGCTGATCGCGCTGGGCAACCGGACCGCCGGGGTGATGGGCTCGGACAGCGTCACCGCCCCGCTCAAGGCCGCGGCGGACCGCGCCGGCGAGCTGGTGTGGCCGATGCCGCTGCCCGACGAGCTGCGTGCCTCGCTCGATTCCGAAGTTGCGGACATCGCCAACATCGGTGAGCGCCATGGCGGCATGATGACCGCAGCCGTGTTCCTGCGTGAATTCGTGGGCAAGGGCAAGGACGGCGAGCAGATTCCGTGGGCCCACATCGACATCGCGGGCCCGTCCTTCAAC
- a CDS encoding RNA polymerase sigma factor — protein sequence MTPSSAKKEPADQAELSPEEKKAATSAKRAATRAANKAVKDAASDGGDALGKPEPKKRGPKPGAKAAAEAAGKSRSSDDDEDEVDEDLDDVAPDPSELSEEEAASKTGAAATGSGFVYSDADDDDAPVQQVMSAGATADPVKDYLKQIGKVALLNAEQEVDLALRIEAGLFAEEKIAADDGSMDPKLKRELEFVIHDGKRAKNHLLEANLRLVVSLAKRYTGRGMLFLDLIQEGNLGLIRAVEKFDYTKGFKFSTYATWWIRQAITRAMADQARTIRIPVHMVEVINKLARVQRQMLQDLGREPTPEELALELDMTPEKVVEVQKYGREPISLHTPLGEDGDSEFGDLIEDSEAVVPADAVSFTLLQEQLHSVLDTLSEREAGVVAMRFGLTDGQPKTLDEIGKVYGVTRERIRQIESKTMSKLRHPSRSQVLRDYLD from the coding sequence GTGACCCCGTCTTCCGCCAAGAAGGAACCCGCCGACCAGGCCGAATTGTCCCCTGAGGAGAAGAAGGCGGCCACGAGCGCCAAGCGTGCCGCCACGCGCGCAGCCAATAAGGCTGTCAAAGATGCTGCTTCCGACGGCGGCGACGCCCTGGGCAAGCCCGAGCCCAAGAAGCGCGGGCCCAAGCCAGGAGCCAAGGCCGCTGCCGAAGCTGCCGGCAAGTCCCGCTCGTCCGACGACGACGAGGACGAGGTGGACGAAGATCTCGACGATGTGGCTCCGGACCCGTCCGAGCTGAGCGAAGAAGAAGCCGCCAGCAAGACCGGCGCGGCCGCAACCGGCTCCGGCTTCGTCTACTCCGATGCCGATGACGACGACGCCCCTGTCCAGCAGGTTATGTCGGCCGGTGCCACTGCCGACCCCGTCAAGGACTACCTGAAGCAGATCGGCAAGGTGGCCCTGCTGAATGCAGAGCAGGAAGTGGACCTTGCCCTCCGCATCGAGGCAGGCCTGTTCGCCGAAGAGAAGATCGCGGCCGACGACGGCTCCATGGATCCGAAGCTCAAGCGCGAGCTCGAGTTCGTCATCCACGACGGCAAGCGCGCCAAGAACCACCTGCTGGAGGCCAACCTCCGCCTCGTTGTGTCCCTGGCCAAGCGTTACACCGGCCGCGGCATGCTGTTCCTGGACCTGATCCAGGAAGGCAACCTGGGCCTCATCCGTGCGGTCGAGAAGTTCGACTACACCAAGGGCTTCAAGTTCTCCACGTACGCCACCTGGTGGATCCGCCAGGCCATCACCCGCGCCATGGCCGACCAGGCCCGCACCATCCGCATCCCGGTGCACATGGTGGAAGTCATCAACAAGCTGGCACGTGTCCAGCGCCAGATGCTGCAGGACCTCGGCCGCGAACCTACGCCGGAAGAGCTGGCCCTCGAACTGGACATGACACCCGAGAAGGTCGTTGAAGTCCAGAAGTACGGCCGCGAGCCCATCTCGCTGCACACACCACTGGGCGAAGACGGCGACTCCGAATTCGGAGACCTCATCGAGGACTCCGAGGCCGTTGTTCCCGCCGACGCTGTCAGCTTCACCCTGCTGCAGGAGCAGCTGCACTCGGTGCTGGACACCCTGTCCGAGCGCGAAGCCGGCGTTGTGGCCATGCGGTTCGGCCTCACCGACGGACAGCCGAAGACTTTAGACGAAATCGGGAAGGTCTACGGAGTGACGCGCGAGCGGATCCGCCAGATCGAATCGAAGACGATGTCCAAGCTGCGGCACCCGTCCCGGTCCCAGGTGCTGCGCGACTACCTGGACTAG
- a CDS encoding M56 family metallopeptidase — MFWTSYFLAVLAIVLAWPVPILLSRAQWPARSPFTAMLLWQAIALAGGLSMIGAMLVYGLEPIGDNLLAGLRGLAGMVLLNAPTTALGFWHLFALSAAALLTAHLVFTLLLTYYRIERQRRRHRELLALLASPSNDGPGTVVINHDSPVAYCLPGGARSVTVLSDGLMAALEPAELRAVLSHENAHLSQRHHLLLWAFAAWRQALPWIPTTRLAQEAVNSLIEMLADDVALKTESKATLIKAIAIVASGPSGAPVSRVAFNGAQLPAVADGKGPGGVGPAGIGADGIVDGGIQGASGGAGSARTTASRVSRLLSPKEPLPAPLRALVLAGCLLLLALPTALLIVPGLLG, encoded by the coding sequence ATGTTCTGGACCTCATATTTTCTGGCGGTCCTGGCGATAGTACTGGCGTGGCCGGTACCTATCCTTCTTTCGCGCGCCCAGTGGCCGGCCCGGTCGCCGTTCACCGCAATGCTGCTGTGGCAGGCAATCGCCCTCGCCGGTGGCCTGTCGATGATTGGTGCCATGCTGGTCTACGGTCTGGAGCCCATCGGGGACAACCTCCTCGCTGGGCTGCGCGGGCTGGCCGGCATGGTCCTCCTCAACGCCCCCACCACCGCACTGGGCTTCTGGCACCTTTTTGCGCTGTCCGCCGCGGCGCTGCTCACCGCGCATCTCGTCTTTACCCTCCTGCTGACCTATTACCGGATCGAACGTCAGCGAAGACGCCACCGGGAACTCCTGGCCCTCCTGGCATCGCCGTCGAATGACGGGCCCGGAACGGTGGTCATCAACCATGATTCCCCCGTAGCCTATTGCCTGCCCGGGGGCGCCCGGTCGGTGACCGTTCTGAGCGACGGGCTCATGGCGGCCCTGGAGCCTGCGGAGCTGCGCGCTGTGCTCAGCCATGAAAATGCCCACCTGAGCCAGCGCCACCACCTCCTGCTCTGGGCCTTCGCGGCGTGGCGCCAGGCCCTCCCTTGGATCCCCACCACGCGGCTGGCCCAGGAAGCGGTCAACTCACTCATTGAGATGCTGGCGGACGACGTCGCCCTGAAAACCGAAAGCAAGGCCACGCTGATCAAGGCGATCGCCATCGTGGCCAGCGGGCCGTCAGGCGCTCCGGTCAGCCGGGTGGCTTTCAACGGCGCGCAACTGCCCGCCGTCGCAGACGGCAAAGGACCTGGCGGAGTTGGACCGGCCGGCATTGGGGCAGACGGAATTGTCGACGGCGGGATCCAGGGCGCGTCCGGCGGCGCCGGTTCGGCCCGCACCACCGCTTCCCGGGTTAGCCGGCTGCTGTCGCCCAAGGAACCCCTGCCGGCCCCGCTCAGGGCTTTGGTGCTGGCCGGCTGCCTGTTGCTTTTGGCCTTGCCCACCGCACTGCTGATTGTTCCTGGCCTGCTCGGCTAG
- a CDS encoding type IIA DNA topoisomerase subunit B: MAPSSEYTARHLSVLEGLEAVRKRPGMYIGSTDSRGLMHCLWEIIDNSVDEALAGYGHDIKIILHADNSVEIHDDGRGIPVDVEPKTGLTGVEVVFTKLHAGGKFGGGSYTASGGLHGVGASVVNALSSRLDAEVDRGGKTYKMSFRRGEPGRFKDPGTKPDPAATFEPFVDNSVLDVVGKAKRGVTGTRIRYWADRQIFTPDAKFSYDELAARARQTSFLIPGLKLTVRDQRRIPGTPGELGGHEEIFHHDGGISEFVDYLAADPAVTDTWRLHGSGKFKETVPVLDERGHSQLAEVERDCEVDVALRWGIGYDNTVRSFVNIISTPKGGTHQSGFEQALVKTFRKAVETNARKLKAGNDKIEKDDIFAGLTAVLTVRLAEPQFEGQTKEILGTSAVRAIVARVVEKEINAKLNSANRNDKAQSALLLEKIVSEMKSRISARVHKETQRRKNALETSSMPTKLADCRTDDVARSELFIVEGDSALGTAKLARSSDFQALLPIRGKILNVQKASVGDMLSNAECAALIQVVGAGSGRSFDIAAARYGKVILMTDADVDGAHIRTLLLTLFFRYMRPMIDEGRVFAAVPPLHRVEVINAGQKANEMIYTYSEAELHVLLARLAKEGKRYKEPIQRYKGLGEMDAEQLAETTMDPRHRTLRKVGIENAKQAEETFDLLMGSDVAPRKDFIIAGAASLDRERIDA, from the coding sequence GTGGCACCAAGTTCTGAGTACACCGCCCGGCATCTCTCTGTACTGGAAGGCCTCGAGGCCGTCCGCAAGCGCCCGGGCATGTACATCGGTTCCACCGACTCCCGCGGCCTGATGCACTGCCTCTGGGAGATCATCGACAACTCCGTCGACGAGGCCCTGGCCGGTTACGGCCACGACATCAAGATCATCCTCCATGCTGACAACTCCGTGGAGATTCACGACGACGGCCGCGGCATCCCCGTGGACGTCGAGCCCAAGACCGGGCTGACCGGCGTCGAGGTCGTCTTCACCAAACTGCACGCCGGCGGTAAGTTCGGCGGCGGCTCGTACACGGCGTCCGGTGGCCTGCACGGTGTCGGCGCATCGGTCGTCAACGCACTGTCCTCCCGGCTGGACGCGGAAGTGGACCGCGGCGGGAAGACCTACAAGATGTCCTTCCGGCGGGGCGAGCCCGGCCGGTTCAAGGACCCGGGCACCAAACCGGACCCGGCAGCCACCTTCGAGCCCTTCGTGGACAACTCCGTCCTCGACGTCGTGGGCAAGGCCAAGCGCGGCGTCACCGGCACACGCATCCGCTACTGGGCTGACCGCCAGATCTTCACCCCGGACGCCAAATTCTCCTACGACGAACTGGCCGCACGGGCCCGGCAGACCTCCTTCCTGATCCCGGGCCTGAAGCTGACCGTCCGCGATCAGCGCAGGATCCCGGGCACGCCGGGCGAGCTGGGCGGCCACGAGGAAATCTTTCACCACGACGGCGGCATCTCGGAGTTCGTGGACTACCTCGCCGCGGATCCTGCGGTCACCGACACCTGGCGGCTGCACGGCTCGGGCAAGTTCAAGGAAACCGTACCGGTCCTGGACGAGCGGGGCCACAGCCAGCTGGCCGAAGTTGAGCGCGACTGTGAAGTGGACGTGGCCCTGCGCTGGGGCATCGGCTATGACAACACCGTCCGCAGCTTCGTCAACATCATCTCCACGCCCAAGGGCGGGACGCACCAGTCCGGCTTCGAGCAGGCACTGGTCAAGACCTTCCGCAAAGCCGTGGAAACGAATGCCCGCAAGCTCAAGGCCGGCAACGACAAAATCGAAAAGGACGACATCTTCGCCGGACTCACCGCGGTGCTGACCGTCCGCCTGGCCGAGCCGCAGTTCGAGGGCCAGACCAAGGAGATCCTTGGCACGTCCGCGGTCCGGGCCATTGTGGCGCGGGTGGTGGAAAAGGAGATCAACGCCAAGCTGAACTCGGCCAACCGCAACGACAAGGCACAGTCTGCGCTGCTTCTGGAAAAAATCGTCAGCGAGATGAAGTCCCGCATTTCGGCGCGCGTCCACAAGGAGACGCAGCGCCGGAAAAATGCGCTGGAGACGTCGTCGATGCCCACCAAGCTGGCTGACTGCCGCACTGACGACGTGGCCCGCTCGGAACTGTTCATCGTGGAGGGTGACTCCGCGCTCGGAACGGCCAAGCTGGCCCGCTCCTCTGATTTCCAGGCGCTCCTGCCGATCCGTGGCAAGATCCTCAATGTTCAGAAGGCTTCGGTGGGGGACATGCTCTCCAATGCCGAATGCGCGGCGCTCATCCAGGTGGTGGGCGCGGGGTCCGGCCGCAGCTTTGACATCGCGGCGGCTCGCTACGGCAAGGTAATCCTGATGACGGATGCCGACGTGGACGGCGCGCACATCCGCACACTGCTGCTGACGCTCTTCTTCCGCTACATGCGCCCCATGATCGATGAAGGCCGCGTGTTCGCCGCCGTCCCTCCGCTCCACCGTGTTGAGGTGATCAACGCCGGCCAGAAGGCCAATGAAATGATCTACACGTACTCCGAGGCCGAACTCCACGTCCTCCTGGCCCGGCTGGCCAAGGAAGGCAAGCGCTACAAGGAACCCATCCAGCGCTACAAGGGCCTCGGGGAAATGGATGCCGAGCAGTTGGCCGAGACCACCATGGACCCGCGCCACCGGACGCTGCGCAAAGTGGGGATCGAGAACGCGAAGCAGGCCGAGGAAACGTTCGACCTGCTGATGGGTTCGGACGTCGCACCGCGCAAGGACTTCATCATCGCCGGTGCGGCAAGCCTGGACCGGGAGCGCATCGACGCCTGA